A section of the Malania oleifera isolate guangnan ecotype guangnan chromosome 2, ASM2987363v1, whole genome shotgun sequence genome encodes:
- the LOC131148834 gene encoding uncharacterized protein LOC131148834, with protein MATVASFFNKFLTLLLLLLHLGCFTFASHLHHRESPKKKRKAFRPSSWSYFKRVFSPNYCKQNDTDSHPPPTISARSSQQSILLPIVAAETAVSDSPVTVRPGSAQESDISSDNPFFPLRNDIFPCPACGEIFQKPHLLDTHQSIKHAVSELLDGDSGKNIVRIIFKTGWTEKDKTPKIHRILKIHNSPKILARFEEYRESVKLNAARHCVALRRDERCIADGNELLRFHCSTFLCELGQNGNSGICGHQYCSVCGIIRAGFSPKMDGISTLSNSWRAHVAIPDDVEQEFAFMGVKRAMLVCRVVAGRVGLDQDVDADLDKEDGGFDSVVGRGAGPHHRLDEEELLVFNPRAVLPCFVIVYGV; from the coding sequence ATGGCGACCGTAGCTTCGTTCTTCAACAAGTTCCTCactctgcttcttcttcttctccaccTGGGTTGCTTCACCTTTGCTAGCCATCTCCACCACCGCGAATCCCCTAAAAAGAAACGCAAAGCGTTTCGCCCATCCTCGTGGTCCTACTTCAAGCGGGTCTTCTCCCCCAATTACTGCAAACAAAACGACACCGATTCGCACCCTCCGCCTACAATCTCCGCCAGATCATCCCAACAATCCATCCTCCTACCCATCGTCGCCGCTGAAACAGCCGTCTCCGACTCTCCTGTCACCGTCCGACCCGGATCCGCCCAAGAATCCGATATCTCCTCCGACAACCCCTTCTTCCCGCTCCGAAACGACATCTTCCCCTGCCCCGCCTGCGGCGAGATCTTCCAGAAACCCCACCTCCTCGACACCCACCAGTCGATCAAGCACGCCGTGTCGGAGCTCCTCGACGGCGACTCCGGCAAGAACATCGTCCGGATCATTTTCAAAACGGGCTGGACCGAAAAGGATAAAACCCCGAAGATTCACCGGATCCTCAAGATCCACAACAGCCCCAAAATTCTGGCCCGGTTCGAGGAGTACAGAGAGTCCGTGAAACTGAATGCCGCCCGGCACTGCGTCGCGCTGCGGCGGGACGAGCGGTGCATCGCCGACGGCAACGAGCTCTTGAGGTTTCACTGCTCGACGTTTCTCTGCGAGCTGGGGCAAAATGGTAATTCGGGCATTTGCGGTCACCAGTACTGCAGCGTTTGCGGGATAATCCGGGCCGGGTTCTCTCCCAAGATGGACGGAATATCCACGCTGTCGAACAGCTGGAGGGCGCACGTGGCGATCCCGGATGACGTGGAGCAGGAGTTCGCGTTCATGGGCGTGAAGCGGGCGATGCTGGTGTGCCGGGTGGTGGCGGGCCGGGTCGGGTTGGACCAGGACGTGGACGCCGACCTGGACAAGGAGGACGGCGGCTTCGACTCGGTGGTGGGCCGGGGAGCCGGGCCACACCACAGGCTGGACGAAGAGGAGCTTTTGGTTTTTAATCCGAGGGCCGTGCTTCCTTGCTTCGTGATCGTATACGGTGTGTGA